Proteins from a single region of Paramormyrops kingsleyae isolate MSU_618 chromosome 9, PKINGS_0.4, whole genome shotgun sequence:
- the LOC140592521 gene encoding zinc finger BED domain-containing protein 4-like, producing MSDSAEASGCFKKWKYSHHFSFLKQADKNITVLCKLCPGEKKLSAAVNSTSNLLKHLTRQHRRTLLSDPCSSSTDNPAATPAKQAKLDFTLAVQKVSEGEFKKMIAGYIVEEMLPLRTVESPSFRCILNKIPVCGKKAALPDRKTFSTYLDECYADMEMELKGKFESLQYISTTADIWTSHNKSFLGMTAHWIDPSTFVRGHAALACKRVRGRHTYDVIGNEIEQVHSAYGLNSKVTATVTDNGSNFIKAFRMFQKSDSDEESEEDEEVTFTDVEQTLSTESEGQFSLPPHLRCASHTLNLIFHDVEKWLQANESKFIYRSATSKCSAMWTKANRSSVASELVDNFFKKKLIVPISTRWNSFHDALSRITDIPLTELNTVCTQFGIKCFTDREYLFLKEYCIVLKPLTVALDILQGEENCYFGILLPTLEILMSRTLALRDELKLTASLPDVIVKAIKVRFSSMMDNKEALLAAVTLPKFKLRWIREEEKKGMVRAMLTTECHGLSLEDQQHAQDHKKPADSTDDFFSFEEDDCTYSAETEVMEYLKSAGSELGVLSQFPRIKAISLRHNTATPSSAPVERLFSLGNLVLTPRRNRLSSERFERLTLMRYNHFFKNKAAK from the exons ATGTCGGACTCGGCTGAAGCGAGtggctgttttaaaaaatggaaatattCCCATCActtcagtttccttaaacaAGCAGACAAGAACATTACTGTACTATGTAAGCTATGTCCTGGGGAGAAAAAACTATCGGCCGCTGTCAATAGCACGAGTAATCTACTGAAACACCTGACACGGCAGCATAGACGAACACTTCTGAGTGATCCTTGTTCATCATCGACGGATAACCCAGCGGCAACTCCTGCTAAGCAGGCAAAACTTGATTTTACTTTGGCAGTGCAGAAAGTGTCTGAAGGtgagtttaaaaaaatgattgCAGGCTACATTGTGGAAGAGATGCTACCGCTGCGTACTGTAGAATCTCCGTCTTTTAGGtgcatattaaacaaaatacctGTGTGTGGCAAAAAAGCAGCACTGCCCGATCGAAAAACGTTTTCGACTTACTTAGACGAGTGTTATGCTGACATGGAAATGGAGCTTAAAGGGAAATTCGAGAGTTTGCAATATATTTCCACGACTGCTGACATTTGGACCAGCCATAACAAAAGTTTTCTCGGAATGACGGCACATTGGATTGATCCTTCTACTTTTGTACGAGGACATGCAGCACTAGCATGTAAAAGAGTGCGAGGGAGACACACATATGATGTAATCGGCAATGAAATCGAGCAAGTACATTCGGCTTATGGACTGAACTCTAAAGTGACAGCCACCGTGACAGACAACGGGTCCAATTTTATCAAAGCTTTTAGAATGTTCCAAAAATCAGACTCTGATGAGGAATCCGAAGAAGATGAAGAGGTGACATTTACTGATGTTGAGCAGACCCTCTCCACAGAATCAGAAGGACAGTTTTCTCTCCCTCCACACTTAAGGTGTGCATCACACACACTGAACTTAATTTTTCATGATGTCGAGAAATGGCTTCAAGCAAATGAGTCAAAATTCATCTACCGAAGTGCAACTTCAAAGTGTTCTGCAATGTGGACAAAAGCAAACCGTTCTTCTGTTGCTTCAGAGTTAGTAGATAATTTTTTCAAGAAAAAACTCATAGTGCCTATTTCAACACGATGGAATTCATTTCACGACGCCCTGTCCAGGATCACTGACATTCCCCTTACTGAATTAAATACTGTCTGCACTCAGTTTGGAATCAAATGCTTCACTGATCGGGAGTATCTGTTCCTAAAGGAGTATTGCATCGTGTTGAAGCCACTCACTGTTGCGCTAGACATATTGCAAGGAGAAGAGAACTGCTATTTTGGAATCCTTCTTCCAACTCTGGAGATTCTAATGTCCAGGAcgctggcgctgcgggatgagCTTAAGCTGACAGCATCTCTCCCTGATGTCATTGTTAAG GCGATCAAGGTGCGCTTTTCCTCAATGATGGACAATAAAGAAGCTCTCCTGGCTGCAGTCACTTTGCCTAAATTTAAGTTACGCTGGATCAGAGAagaagagaaaaaaggcatGGTTAGGGCAATGCTTACTACAGAGTGCCATGGGTTGTCTCTTGAAGACCAACAACATGCTCAAGATCACAAGAAACCTGCAGACTCCACTGatgactttttttcatttgaggaGGACGACTGTACCTACTCTGCTGAAACAGAGGTGATGGAATATTTGAAATCTGCTGGGTCTGAGCTGGGTGTTCTTAGCCAGTTTCCCAGGATTAAGGCCATTTCACTGAGGCACAACACAGCCACACCATCAAGCGCACCAGTCGAAAGGCTTTTTAGCCTGGGCAATCTTGTGCTTACGCCCAGAAGGAACAGGCTGTCAAGTGAACGCTTTGAGAGACTTACATTAATGAGATACAAccactttttcaaaaacaaagcAGCTAAGTAG